The following proteins come from a genomic window of Nostoc sp. ATCC 53789:
- a CDS encoding CpeR family transcriptional regulator: MLIQLESVKYKMLPPQAEKKMRCWIRSRHLICSGNFFIFETLEYTTIERFSQCVASLGGTVISVDPINKIWMGDHRQVILYQAKASLHTPHHTLKQYWIKYGGFYTRFDERA, translated from the coding sequence ATGTTGATTCAGCTTGAATCTGTTAAATATAAAATGTTACCTCCACAGGCTGAAAAAAAGATGCGCTGTTGGATTCGTAGCCGCCACTTGATTTGTTCCGGTAACTTTTTTATATTCGAGACATTAGAATATACGACCATTGAAAGATTCTCTCAATGTGTCGCTTCTTTAGGAGGAACAGTAATATCCGTTGACCCCATTAATAAAATCTGGATGGGCGATCATCGCCAAGTAATTTTATATCAAGCTAAAGCTAGTTTACATACTCCTCATCACACTTTGAAACAATACTGGATAAAATACGGTGGTTTCTACACTAGATTTGATGAGCGTGCTTAG
- a CDS encoding iron uptake porin has translation MLAWLLIAGVNGVAQKASAQEYINTEATQAQESIDLNSPPLSPINPMAQVTSVSQLKDVQPNDWAFQALQSLVERYGCIAGYPDSSYRGNRALTRYEFAAGVNACLDRVNELITTATSDLVTREDLATLQKLQSEFAPELATLRGRVDSLEARTGELEANQFSTTTKLSGLLIVGIQGRTSNRGDVNLRDGQKDTDDGGTNINVISLAQLYLTSQITPSSYLFTGLIDGKGKTSPRFTNSVSRNDVLLGYEFPTDSLILSDLNFHWLVTDKLAIMVGTEGVSMPAAFRGPNRVESAATGPLSYFAQRNPILNMGYGHGGIAIDWQFAKRASLQAIYTSYKPGNPGESSGLFDGTTTTGVQLLLTPTDTLDLSLYYVNNYSSDGCLLTFVGDECLTTVNTTTGKSAPLQTNAVGATVTWQISPRISAGAWGGYTKSYIPGQSGNVETTNYMVFMNFPDLFAKGNLGGIYVGQPPKITSSDLPVGNNVPDFINTGLGRAGGQPGTTTQIEAFYRFQLTDNISITPGIIHLLQPGNTPDNDSVTIGILRSTFSF, from the coding sequence ATGCTCGCATGGTTACTCATTGCGGGAGTAAATGGAGTTGCCCAAAAAGCATCAGCACAAGAGTACATCAATACAGAAGCTACTCAGGCGCAGGAGAGTATAGATTTAAATTCTCCTCCCCTCTCCCCCATAAATCCGATGGCGCAAGTTACATCGGTTTCTCAACTCAAAGACGTACAACCCAATGATTGGGCATTCCAAGCATTACAGTCTTTGGTGGAACGCTATGGTTGTATAGCAGGATATCCAGATAGTAGCTATCGCGGTAATCGCGCCTTAACTCGGTATGAATTCGCCGCCGGGGTGAATGCTTGTTTGGATAGAGTCAACGAATTAATCACTACAGCCACCAGCGATTTAGTTACCCGCGAAGATTTAGCAACATTACAAAAATTGCAATCAGAATTTGCCCCTGAATTAGCAACTTTGCGGGGTCGTGTCGATAGTTTAGAAGCCAGAACTGGCGAACTTGAAGCCAACCAATTCTCAACAACAACCAAACTCAGTGGACTACTAATAGTTGGTATTCAAGGACGGACTAGCAATCGTGGTGATGTCAATCTTAGAGATGGACAAAAAGATACAGATGATGGCGGGACAAACATTAATGTTATATCCTTAGCGCAACTATATTTGACTAGTCAAATCACTCCTAGTAGTTACTTGTTTACAGGTCTTATAGATGGTAAAGGAAAAACTTCGCCTAGATTTACCAATAGTGTTTCCCGGAATGATGTTTTACTTGGCTACGAATTTCCTACAGATAGCTTGATTCTAAGTGACCTCAATTTTCATTGGCTGGTGACGGATAAATTAGCAATAATGGTGGGAACAGAAGGCGTAAGTATGCCTGCTGCTTTCCGAGGCCCCAATCGGGTAGAAAGTGCTGCAACAGGGCCGTTGTCTTATTTTGCCCAGAGAAACCCAATTTTAAATATGGGATACGGTCACGGTGGTATAGCTATTGATTGGCAATTTGCTAAACGCGCTAGTTTGCAAGCAATTTATACTAGTTATAAACCAGGAAATCCCGGTGAAAGTAGCGGTTTATTCGATGGAACCACAACCACTGGTGTGCAATTGCTGCTAACACCAACTGACACTCTAGATTTAAGCTTGTATTATGTCAACAATTATTCTTCGGATGGTTGTTTGCTAACCTTTGTTGGTGATGAATGCTTAACTACAGTTAATACCACTACCGGAAAATCAGCACCTTTGCAAACTAATGCTGTGGGTGCGACTGTCACTTGGCAAATTTCACCTCGTATTAGCGCAGGTGCGTGGGGTGGTTATACTAAATCTTACATTCCTGGACAATCAGGAAATGTAGAAACGACAAATTATATGGTGTTTATGAATTTCCCTGATTTATTTGCTAAAGGAAATTTGGGGGGAATTTATGTCGGTCAACCTCCTAAAATAACTAGTAGCGACCTACCTGTGGGGAATAATGTCCCTGATTTTATTAATACCGGTTTAGGACGTGCAGGTGGACAACCAGGAACTACGACTCAAATTGAGGCATTTTATCGTTTTCAGCTAACTGATAATATTAGCATTACACCAGGAATAATTCATCTCTTGCAGCCTGGTAATACACCAGATAACGACTCAGTTACCATCGGCATTCTACGGAGTACTTTTAGTTTTTAA
- the thrC gene encoding threonine synthase: MTLSLSVAKSHRQPWPGLIEAYRQYLPVSEKTPVVTLLEGNTPLIPVPAIAERIGRQVRVFVKYDGLNPTGSFKDRGMTMAISKAKEAGAKAVICASTGNTSAAAAAYARRGGMNAFVLIPDGYVALGKLAQALLYGAEVLAIKGNFDQALEIVREMAESYPVTLVNSVNPYRLEGQKTGAFEIVDALGDAPDWLCIPVGNAGNITAYWMGFCQYHQDGKCDRLPRMMGFQAAGAAPLVHGQPVAHPETLATAIRIGNPASWELAIAAQTASQGNFHAVTDAEILDAYRLLASSEGIFCEPASAASVAGLLQVKDQIPTGATVVCVLTGNGLKDPDTAIKHNHSQFKQGIAAELGAVAEAMGF, from the coding sequence GTGACTTTGAGCCTTTCTGTTGCTAAATCTCATCGCCAACCCTGGCCCGGACTGATAGAAGCCTATCGCCAATACTTGCCTGTCAGTGAAAAAACCCCGGTCGTCACTCTTTTGGAAGGCAACACACCTCTAATACCAGTGCCAGCGATCGCAGAACGTATTGGCAGACAAGTACGGGTTTTTGTAAAATATGATGGTCTGAATCCTACCGGTAGCTTCAAAGACCGGGGGATGACTATGGCAATTTCCAAGGCCAAGGAAGCAGGAGCAAAAGCAGTAATTTGTGCCAGCACGGGTAACACCTCAGCCGCCGCCGCCGCTTATGCAAGGCGTGGGGGGATGAATGCCTTTGTATTAATTCCCGACGGCTATGTAGCACTGGGCAAATTAGCCCAAGCATTACTGTATGGTGCAGAAGTATTGGCAATTAAAGGTAATTTTGACCAAGCGCTAGAAATTGTCCGCGAAATGGCCGAAAGCTATCCGGTAACATTGGTAAATTCCGTCAATCCCTACCGCCTAGAAGGGCAAAAAACTGGAGCCTTTGAAATTGTTGATGCGCTGGGTGATGCCCCAGACTGGCTGTGTATCCCTGTTGGCAATGCGGGAAATATCACAGCATATTGGATGGGCTTTTGTCAATATCATCAAGATGGCAAGTGTGATCGCTTACCCCGAATGATGGGATTCCAAGCCGCAGGTGCAGCCCCATTAGTACACGGTCAGCCCGTGGCGCATCCCGAAACCCTAGCGACAGCAATTCGCATTGGCAACCCTGCTAGCTGGGAATTAGCGATCGCAGCCCAAACCGCAAGTCAGGGAAATTTCCATGCCGTTACCGATGCAGAAATTCTCGATGCTTATCGACTTTTAGCATCATCAGAAGGTATCTTCTGCGAACCTGCTAGCGCCGCTTCTGTAGCCGGATTATTACAGGTAAAAGACCAAATTCCTACAGGGGCGACAGTGGTTTGTGTCCTCACAGGCAATGGTCTAAAAGACCCCGATACAGCCATTAAACACAATCACAGTCAATTTAAACAGGGGATTGCAGCAGAATTGGGCGCAGTCGCCGAGGCAATGGGATTTTAA
- a CDS encoding chromophore lyase CpcT/CpeT, with translation MTHSTDIATLARWMSADFSNQEQAFENPPFYAHIRVCIRPLPLELFSGVSLFLEQAYDFMLNQPYRMRVMKLIPAENHIAIEHYTVKEEQKFYGASREPERLKDLSVDQLEKMSGCNMIVEWTGNSFKGRVEPGKGCIVVRDGKNTYLDNEFEIDAKEFFSLDRGRDLETDERLWGSIAGPFHFVRWANFADEVQAN, from the coding sequence GTGACTCATTCTACTGATATTGCTACCTTAGCCCGATGGATGTCAGCTGACTTTAGTAATCAAGAACAAGCTTTTGAAAATCCGCCTTTTTATGCCCACATTCGTGTGTGTATCCGTCCCCTTCCCTTGGAATTGTTCTCAGGGGTAAGTTTGTTTCTCGAACAAGCTTATGATTTTATGCTCAATCAACCCTACCGGATGCGGGTAATGAAGTTGATTCCCGCAGAAAACCACATTGCTATTGAACACTACACCGTTAAAGAAGAACAAAAATTTTACGGTGCATCTCGTGAACCCGAACGCCTTAAAGACTTGTCTGTTGACCAACTGGAAAAAATGTCAGGCTGCAACATGATTGTAGAGTGGACAGGTAATAGCTTCAAAGGCAGGGTTGAACCTGGTAAAGGCTGCATTGTGGTTCGCGACGGCAAAAATACTTATTTAGATAACGAATTTGAGATTGACGCTAAAGAATTTTTCAGCCTCGACCGGGGAAGGGATTTAGAAACTGATGAGCGACTGTGGGGTTCCATCGCCGGGCCCTTTCACTTTGTCCGATGGGCTAATTTTGCCGATGAAGTCCAAGCTAATTAA
- a CDS encoding DUF1778 domain-containing protein, whose product MTNQRTTRKVKLQVWLTEQEHELLQQAATTTGQGMSSYVRSTVLKAIKADLGVSVDNLSNQ is encoded by the coding sequence ATGACTAACCAGAGAACCACCCGCAAAGTTAAGTTACAAGTCTGGTTAACTGAACAAGAGCATGAACTATTACAGCAAGCTGCTACCACAACCGGACAAGGAATGTCTAGCTATGTCCGATCTACTGTACTGAAGGCGATTAAGGCTGACTTAGGGGTATCAGTAGACAACCTGAGTAACCAATAA
- a CDS encoding virulence-associated E family protein produces MSYTTDDNTLSNTQSSSVGFENLLLSLQKIDIFSRMVSGSSSFDNKDHRDQTQIIHNIREEINQAGSGAGYVWFEVFKAVYRGRVRLNAWTGELVLDGKIVTPEALIDKLEQALKMLMKLTREQFERKFQVWIEGCTFNPVRKELESIVRDETHKWIFPGTDPSTLNESAQFTNRKYEPIFNNAETVEKLCSCGGYQVKELEPMADWNNLANILFGTEDALSQIMLEKWLISAVVRAMQPGEQADYSLVLKGKQGAGKSTFFRLMGGEYFLDLDNSTDGTEVKRQLDRAWIVEMGEMEGITRKKEVEELKAFLTKTSDTFRGLYERKPSVHPRHVVFGGTCNSDEILRDPTGSRRFWIIDLGDRKVNRDYLVENRDSILATAYLKWQQGFTWYPDDQMSEQSEDRNKNYQEVNEWTQKVNHSLAKLQGYIDSKNTSGKSRVGYQPYDGLSINLSAFMEHSLNLHVTLHRSCNKKITQALGELGYTKKRLTLADGSRPWVYIKQSVQNPFIVDSSQLEQMAEWGR; encoded by the coding sequence ATGTCTTATACAACCGATGATAACACACTTTCCAATACTCAGTCAAGCTCAGTAGGTTTTGAAAATCTACTACTAAGCCTTCAGAAGATCGACATATTTTCTAGAATGGTAAGCGGGTCATCCTCATTTGATAATAAAGACCATAGGGATCAAACTCAAATCATTCATAATATCCGAGAGGAGATTAACCAAGCGGGAAGCGGTGCGGGTTATGTATGGTTTGAGGTATTCAAAGCAGTTTATAGGGGGCGGGTAAGGCTTAATGCTTGGACTGGTGAGCTAGTTTTGGATGGCAAAATAGTAACTCCTGAAGCATTGATCGATAAGTTAGAGCAAGCCCTTAAGATGCTTATGAAGCTAACCAGAGAACAGTTTGAGCGCAAGTTTCAAGTATGGATAGAGGGTTGTACATTTAACCCAGTAAGGAAAGAGTTGGAATCTATTGTTAGGGATGAAACTCATAAGTGGATATTTCCCGGTACTGACCCCTCAACTTTGAATGAATCAGCCCAGTTTACTAACAGAAAATATGAACCCATCTTTAATAATGCGGAGACTGTAGAAAAGCTTTGTTCATGCGGGGGGTATCAGGTTAAAGAACTAGAACCAATGGCAGATTGGAATAATCTAGCTAACATTCTATTTGGGACTGAGGATGCTTTAAGCCAAATAATGTTAGAAAAATGGTTAATCTCCGCAGTGGTAAGAGCCATGCAGCCAGGTGAACAAGCTGATTACAGCCTAGTCTTAAAAGGTAAACAAGGTGCGGGTAAGTCTACCTTTTTCCGGTTAATGGGTGGTGAGTACTTTTTAGACTTGGATAACTCTACTGATGGGACAGAGGTTAAAAGACAACTAGACCGGGCTTGGATAGTAGAGATGGGAGAAATGGAAGGGATTACCCGCAAGAAAGAAGTAGAGGAACTTAAAGCATTCCTAACTAAAACTAGCGATACTTTTAGGGGACTGTATGAGAGAAAGCCATCGGTTCACCCGCGCCATGTGGTCTTCGGTGGGACTTGTAACTCCGATGAGATTCTAAGAGATCCTACAGGAAGCCGAAGATTCTGGATTATCGACTTAGGCGATCGCAAAGTTAACCGGGATTATTTAGTTGAGAATAGAGACTCCATACTAGCTACAGCATATCTCAAATGGCAACAGGGCTTTACTTGGTATCCAGATGATCAGATGTCTGAACAGTCTGAGGATAGAAACAAGAACTACCAAGAGGTTAATGAATGGACACAAAAGGTTAACCATAGTTTAGCTAAACTACAGGGTTATATCGACAGCAAGAACACCTCTGGCAAGAGTAGAGTTGGGTATCAACCTTATGATGGTTTATCTATTAACTTATCTGCCTTCATGGAACACAGCCTAAACCTTCATGTTACATTACATAGAAGTTGTAACAAGAAAATAACCCAAGCATTAGGTGAGCTAGGTTATACCAAAAAGAGACTTACCTTAGCTGATGGTAGCCGCCCTTGGGTTTATATAAAACAGAGTGTTCAGAATCCATTCATAGTTGACTCTTCCCAGTTAGAACAGATGGCAGAGTGGGGAAGATAA
- a CDS encoding site-specific integrase, with protein MGTAKTARTARGNVGVEEFRGKFRLRLPRSVTPPGKQAIISTGLDANEINKRRVDSVANWIEEEIITGQLDPTLERYREKLDSYRKPQLTLVKPNTPQTDIMGLWEQYCAYMKPQLASTTYRRDYARKYTNHIKGLPTKDLSQAIAIRDYLLAQLTPNAAKRVLTYLAACCKWAVGSGLAKDNPFAGMSEDIKLPKHDSDAIDPFSRAEMNTIIKAFEDTRPHYAPFVKFMFWTGCRTGEAIALQWQHINSDCTQITFSESYDSQLNIRKGTKTGKARKFPCNSQVRELLLSIRPTTPDLEQSVFTSPTGGIISNTRFSTQVWKGGRTSNKNYNGVIQGLLDEGKIERYRCPYNTRHTFITLMLAEGLTVSTVAKLVGNSPEIILKHYAGNTVPLNLPEL; from the coding sequence ATGGGAACAGCCAAGACAGCTAGGACAGCCAGGGGTAATGTAGGGGTTGAGGAGTTCAGAGGAAAGTTTAGGCTCCGGTTGCCCAGGTCAGTAACTCCCCCAGGGAAACAAGCCATCATTAGTACTGGGCTGGATGCTAATGAGATTAATAAGAGGCGGGTTGATTCAGTAGCTAACTGGATAGAGGAAGAGATAATCACTGGGCAGCTTGACCCAACCCTTGAGCGCTACAGAGAGAAACTAGATAGCTACAGAAAACCTCAGTTAACCCTAGTTAAGCCTAATACACCGCAGACAGACATCATGGGGCTATGGGAGCAATACTGCGCCTATATGAAGCCTCAGCTAGCCTCTACCACATATAGGCGCGATTATGCCAGAAAGTATACTAACCACATCAAGGGACTACCGACTAAAGACTTGAGTCAGGCGATCGCTATCAGAGATTATCTATTAGCCCAACTAACCCCTAATGCAGCCAAGCGGGTACTAACCTACCTAGCCGCCTGTTGTAAATGGGCTGTTGGCTCCGGTCTGGCAAAGGATAATCCATTCGCCGGAATGTCAGAAGACATCAAGCTACCTAAGCATGATTCAGATGCCATTGACCCTTTCAGTAGGGCAGAAATGAATACCATTATCAAAGCATTTGAGGATACCCGGCCCCACTATGCACCCTTTGTTAAGTTTATGTTCTGGACTGGCTGTAGAACTGGGGAGGCGATCGCGCTCCAGTGGCAACATATTAACTCCGATTGCACCCAGATTACATTTTCTGAATCCTATGATAGCCAGCTAAATATCAGAAAGGGGACTAAAACAGGCAAGGCTAGGAAGTTCCCTTGTAATAGCCAAGTCAGAGAGTTATTACTATCCATTAGGCCCACAACCCCCGACTTAGAACAATCAGTATTTACCAGCCCCACCGGGGGAATCATCAGCAATACTAGATTCTCTACTCAGGTTTGGAAAGGTGGCAGAACAAGTAACAAAAACTACAATGGGGTTATTCAAGGGTTATTAGATGAGGGTAAAATAGAGCGCTACCGGTGCCCATATAATACCCGGCATACTTTCATTACCTTAATGCTGGCTGAGGGGTTAACAGTTTCCACAGTGGCAAAGTTGGTAGGAAATAGCCCAGAGATTATTCTGAAGCATTATGCGGGTAACACAGTACCCCTAAACCTACCAGAACTCTGA